The stretch of DNA CGAGTTCCCCGCGCGAGAGTTGCAGCAGGTCGTTGACCAGCCGGGTCATGTTCTCGGCGACGCGCTGGGCGTCCTGCAAGGTCTGTGAGCCGCCCGCCTCGCGCTCGGCGCGGCGCAGGTAGCCCAGCAGGGCGGTCAGGGGGGTGCGCAGTTCGTGGCTGGTTTCCGCTAGGAAGGTCTTCTGGAGGTTCAGCGCTTCCTCAAGCTGTTTGGCCTGCGTTTCGAGGCGCTGGCGCTGCCCCTCCGCGATGGCCCGCAGCCGCTCGACCTCGTCCAGTCGGGCCTTGAGCGAGAGATTGAGTTCGCGCACCTCCTGCTCGGCCCGCTCGCGGCGGTCACGGGCGTCGGCCTCGGCGATGGCGCGGCGCACGCTGGGGGCGAGGCGCTCGAGGCGCTGCTTAAGGATGTAGTCGGTGACCCCCTCGCGCAGGGTGTCGACCGCCGTCTCCTCGCCCATCGCGCCCGTCACGATGATGAAGGGGAGGAAGGGGGCGCGGGCATGGGCGGCGCGGAAGGCCGACAGGCCGTCGTAGCCGGGCAGGGCGAAGTCGCTCAGGACGAGGTGCGGGGCATGCGAGTCCAGCGCCCCCACAAAGCCCGCCTCGTCCTCGACCCGCAACACGTCGACCGGCCAGGGCAGGTCGCTCAGGTGCATCACGACGAGTTCGTGGTCGAGTTCATTGTCCTCAAGGTGCAGCAGGCGCAGGGGCTGGCCGGGTTCGGGCAGGGCGTGCTCGCCGCTCACGGCTGGCCCTCCCCGGCACGTTCCCCTACAACACTGCCCCCCACAGCACTGTCCCGCAGCGGCAGGACGACGTGGAAGGCGGCCCCCTCTCCGGGCACCGACTCGGCCCGGACGCGGCCCCCGTGGCGGGTCACGATGCGCCGGACGTTCGCCAGCCCGATCCCGGTCCCCTCGAATTCCTCGGCGCGGTGCAGACGTTGAAACACGCCGAACAGTTTATCCGCGTAACGGGGGTCGAAGCCCACGCCGTTGTCGCGCACCGTCACGGTGACCTCCTCGCCCTCCTGCACGGCGCTCACGGTGACGCGGGCCTGCTCTCGCGTGCGCGAGTACTTCAGCGCGTTGGACAGCAGGTTCATGAACACCTGTCCCAGCAGCGAGGCGTCTCCCTCCACGGTGGGCAGGTCCTTCAGCTCGAACACCACGTCGCGGCCCGCCCGGTCGGGTTCAAGGTCCTTCCAGGCTTCCCGCACGACCGCGCCGAGGTCCACCGGTCCCCGGCGCAGTTCCTGGCGGCCCATGCGCGAGAACTCCAGCAGGTCGTCGATCAGTCTGCTCATGCGCCCCGCCGCGTCGGTGATCACGCCGAGGTAGCGCTCGCCCTTGGCCGACAGCCCCCCCGACCCCGACGCGTCCTTGCGCAGCAGGTCCCCGAACCCCACGATGTGCCGCAGCGGGGTGCGCAGGTCGTGGCTGACCGAGTAGGAAAAGGCCTCCAGCTCGCGGTTGGCGTCCTGAAGCTCCAGCGTGCGCTGCGTGACCCGCTCCTCCAGCGACTGGTTGAGAAGTTGGAGGTCGGCGTGCGCCTCTTCCGCCTCCAGCCGCAGGGCGTCGTTGTCTAGGGCGGTGGCGAAGCGCTGGGCGAGTTCGGCGGCGAGGTCGTGGTCGCGGTCGCCGGGCGGCTGGCGGTAGGTCAGGGCCAGCACGCCCCGCGGGGCCCCGTCACGGCCGATCAGGGGGTAGAACACCGCTCCCGTCGCGCCCACCTCATACAGCAGCGGGGTGGACCCGGC from Deinococcus sp. HSC-46F16 encodes:
- a CDS encoding ATP-binding protein; the protein is MSGEHALPEPGQPLRLLHLEDNELDHELVVMHLSDLPWPVDVLRVEDEAGFVGALDSHAPHLVLSDFALPGYDGLSAFRAAHARAPFLPFIIVTGAMGEETAVDTLREGVTDYILKQRLERLAPSVRRAIAEADARDRRERAEQEVRELNLSLKARLDEVERLRAIAEGQRQRLETQAKQLEEALNLQKTFLAETSHELRTPLTALLGYLRRAEREAGGSQTLQDAQRVAENMTRLVNDLLQLSRGELVQGIEMHFVNLGNLVRQVGRDYGVRAEAPDLEIVGDPGRLTQVFVNLVSNAIRVCGTPDLVHMEAEQGRGGQVCVRVIDHGPGIPDNVKPRIFDKFYRGKEAGSTGLGLTIAQQVVNSHGGRIEVQDTPGGGATFVVCLPPPEEDEDDFLSQPGDEAALEHLP